One genomic segment of Clostridium estertheticum subsp. estertheticum includes these proteins:
- a CDS encoding D-alanine--D-alanine ligase family protein: MKKKVAILFGGQSTEHEVSRASATSVLKNIDQTKYDIYPIGITKDGLWFQYTGKVENIENGEWETDEYFKMPEGQKVLFNKEVDVVFPVLHGSFGEDGTIQGMCKLYNIPCVGPGVMSSAICMDKIYTKYLLEKFNVKQADYVVINASEYVKDKDNLIASIEKKLGYPVFIKPANGGSSVGITKAHDQKELIVGVIDALKYDRKILVEQAINAKEIEVGVLGNDDPKATIPGEVIPAKEFYDYEAKYNNAESKLLIPAALNESKLQSIKDEAIKIYKILDCAGMARVDFLVDKETEDIYLNEVNTIPGFTKISMYPKMWQATGKTYVELIDELIELAIERNNK, translated from the coding sequence ATGAAAAAGAAAGTAGCGATATTATTTGGTGGACAGTCTACAGAACATGAAGTCTCGAGAGCGTCAGCAACATCAGTACTTAAAAATATTGATCAAACAAAATATGACATATACCCTATAGGAATAACTAAGGATGGGTTATGGTTTCAATATACTGGCAAAGTAGAAAATATAGAAAATGGGGAATGGGAAACGGACGAGTATTTTAAAATGCCAGAGGGTCAAAAGGTTTTATTTAATAAAGAAGTAGATGTAGTATTCCCCGTATTACATGGTTCTTTTGGAGAAGATGGAACTATTCAAGGTATGTGTAAATTGTATAATATACCTTGTGTAGGCCCTGGAGTAATGTCTTCTGCTATTTGTATGGATAAAATATATACAAAATATTTGCTCGAAAAATTTAATGTAAAGCAAGCTGATTATGTGGTAATAAATGCGAGTGAATATGTAAAAGACAAAGATAATCTGATAGCGAGTATAGAAAAAAAATTAGGATATCCGGTATTTATAAAACCGGCTAATGGTGGTTCTTCCGTAGGTATAACAAAGGCCCACGATCAAAAAGAATTAATAGTTGGAGTAATCGATGCCCTAAAATATGATAGAAAAATTTTAGTTGAGCAGGCTATTAATGCAAAGGAAATTGAAGTAGGAGTGCTGGGGAATGATGATCCAAAGGCTACTATTCCAGGAGAGGTAATCCCAGCAAAAGAGTTTTATGATTATGAAGCTAAATATAATAACGCGGAATCTAAGCTTTTAATACCAGCAGCACTAAATGAATCAAAACTCCAGAGTATTAAGGATGAAGCTATAAAAATTTACAAAATATTAGATTGTGCTGGAATGGCAAGAGTGGATTTTCTTGTAGATAAAGAAACAGAAGATATTTATTTAAATGAGGTTAATACTATACCAGGGTTTACTAAAATAAGTATGTACCCTAAAATGTGGCAAGCTACAGGTAAAACTTATGTGGAACTTATTGATGAACTTATTGAACTAGCTATTGAAAGGAATAATAAATAG
- a CDS encoding tRNA 4-thiouridine(8) synthase ThiI codes for MTTALAMISGGLDSTLAAKLVKDQGIEVIGICFKSNFFGEKNALKMVKQIDIPLEVIDFSDAHFEMMKNPKHGYGKNMNPCIDCHAMMMRYCGELLEKFHADFIITGEVLNQRPMSQNRSSLDIVKNESGVGHKILRPLCAKNLNPTQMEIDGLIDREALMDIKGRNRKVQMELAKVWGILDYPSPAGGCKLTEPNYSMRLKDLLDHKENPTKIDLELLKIGRQFRLSKDSKIISTRTEKEGDLLEQCLTGEDLMFLAKDYNGSTVAIIGIATNEDIEFAARITGRYCKGRGEKVVSISYGKDDQSLDRSIDAMPATDEQINNYIIN; via the coding sequence ATGACAACAGCTTTGGCTATGATTTCGGGGGGCCTTGATAGTACTCTCGCAGCAAAACTTGTAAAAGATCAAGGAATAGAAGTTATTGGTATATGCTTTAAATCAAACTTTTTTGGAGAAAAAAATGCACTGAAAATGGTTAAACAAATAGATATACCACTAGAAGTTATAGACTTTTCAGATGCACATTTTGAAATGATGAAAAATCCAAAACATGGTTATGGTAAAAATATGAATCCTTGTATTGATTGTCATGCCATGATGATGAGGTATTGTGGAGAATTACTTGAAAAATTCCACGCTGATTTTATTATTACAGGAGAAGTTCTGAACCAAAGACCTATGTCTCAAAACAGATCATCTTTAGACATAGTAAAAAATGAATCCGGAGTAGGACATAAAATACTAAGGCCATTATGTGCAAAAAATCTTAATCCAACTCAAATGGAGATTGATGGTCTAATAGATAGAGAAGCGCTTATGGACATAAAAGGAAGAAATAGAAAGGTTCAAATGGAACTTGCCAAGGTGTGGGGTATTTTAGATTATCCATCACCTGCTGGTGGGTGTAAACTTACTGAACCTAATTATTCTATGAGACTTAAGGATCTTTTAGATCATAAAGAAAACCCAACAAAAATAGATTTAGAATTACTGAAAATAGGAAGGCAATTTAGATTGTCTAAAGATTCAAAAATTATATCTACAAGAACGGAGAAAGAGGGAGACCTTTTAGAACAATGTTTAACTGGAGAGGATTTGATGTTTTTAGCTAAGGATTATAACGGTTCTACAGTTGCTATAATAGGTATTGCTACAAATGAAGACATTGAATTCGCAGCAAGAATAACGGGCAGGTATTGTAAAGGGCGAGGCGAGAAAGTTGTATCTATTAGTTATGGAAAAGATGACCAGAGTCTAGATAGGTCTATAGATGCAATGCCTGCAACGGATGAGCAAATAAATAACTATATTATAAATTAG
- a CDS encoding DUF1934 domain-containing protein: MEKNAVISVVSRQSDSEEDGDSIEVVTPGKFYKEDNCYYAVYEETEISGMEGTTTTFKIDEEKFTLIRTGTTNTEMNFKKYSRDLTLYNTPHGALDLTVDTRELKMNVDNSGGNVFIDYDMIIGNQQVLSTILEIKIKAQ; the protein is encoded by the coding sequence ATGGAGAAGAACGCAGTAATTTCAGTAGTTAGCAGACAGTCTGATAGTGAAGAGGATGGAGATTCAATTGAAGTGGTAACGCCTGGAAAGTTTTACAAAGAAGACAATTGCTATTATGCAGTATACGAGGAAACAGAGATTTCGGGAATGGAAGGAACTACTACTACATTTAAAATCGATGAAGAAAAATTTACACTTATAAGAACTGGAACTACTAACACTGAAATGAACTTTAAAAAATATTCAAGAGACTTAACTTTATATAATACACCTCATGGAGCATTAGATCTTACGGTTGATACTAGAGAACTAAAAATGAACGTAGATAATAGTGGTGGAAATGTATTTATAGATTATGATATGATAATAGGAAATCAACAAGTTTTGAGTACGATTTTGGAAATTAAGATTAAAGCACAATAA
- a CDS encoding ribose-5-phosphate isomerase gives MLKNIDYEKIIEAICYVKGIKRHESLKILKDRECRYILFLVLQKHKCDDVEIAYKNFLISSKRAANYGLKKAEERFFINKEFREMYFEIENILGL, from the coding sequence ATGCTTAAAAATATTGATTATGAAAAGATAATAGAAGCTATCTGTTATGTGAAAGGTATAAAAAGACATGAATCATTAAAAATATTAAAAGATAGAGAATGCAGGTATATATTATTCTTAGTATTACAAAAACATAAATGTGATGATGTTGAAATTGCTTATAAGAATTTTTTGATTTCTAGCAAAAGAGCTGCTAATTATGGATTAAAAAAAGCAGAGGAACGATTTTTTATTAATAAAGAATTTAGAGAGATGTATTTTGAAATAGAGAATATATTAGGGTTATGA
- a CDS encoding CTP synthase, with the protein MSSTKYIFVTGGVVSSLGKGITAASLGRLLKNRGLKVSIQKFDPYLNVDPGTMSPYQHGEVFVTDDGAETDLDLGHYERFIDENLSKSSNVTTGKVYWSVISKERRGDFLGGTVQVIPHITNEIKERVYRVAKEKDVDVVITEIGGTIGDIESLPFLEAIRQAQYEVGKENVCFIHVTLVPYLRKAGELKTKPTQHSVKELRSIGIQPDIIVCRSEKEISEDMKAKIAMFCNLEADSVIQNLDAENLYEVPLMLHNEGLDTLVCKKLKLDCHEIDNTAWINMVDRLKNLSGNVKIALVGKYVELHDAYISVVEALSHGGLANDCNVEVKWVNACDVTSENVHEILGDVHGILVPGGFGDRGIEGKIEATKYARENKVPFFGICLGMQCAVIEYARNVAGLSGANSSEIDPETKYPVIDLMPDQKDLDEKGGTMRLGLYACKLAKDSTSHEAYADEVIYERHRHRYEFNNEYRKAIVAAGLSLTGTSPDEKLVEIVEIKDHPWFVGVQFHPELKSRPNNPHVLFSDFIKAAIENDK; encoded by the coding sequence ATGAGTAGTACTAAGTACATATTTGTTACAGGTGGAGTAGTGTCATCTCTAGGTAAGGGAATAACAGCAGCATCACTCGGTAGGCTTTTAAAAAATAGAGGCCTTAAGGTTTCTATTCAAAAATTTGATCCGTATTTAAATGTAGATCCAGGTACCATGAGTCCATATCAGCATGGGGAAGTTTTTGTTACGGATGATGGTGCAGAAACAGATTTAGATTTAGGACATTATGAGAGATTTATTGATGAGAATCTAAGCAAGAGTAGTAATGTTACTACAGGAAAAGTGTATTGGTCTGTTATATCAAAAGAAAGAAGAGGCGATTTCTTAGGTGGTACAGTACAAGTAATACCGCATATAACTAATGAGATAAAAGAAAGAGTTTATAGAGTAGCTAAAGAAAAAGATGTAGATGTTGTTATAACTGAAATTGGTGGAACTATTGGAGATATTGAATCTTTACCTTTTTTAGAAGCTATAAGACAGGCGCAATATGAAGTGGGAAAAGAAAATGTTTGTTTTATCCATGTTACGTTAGTACCATATTTAAGAAAAGCTGGAGAACTTAAAACAAAACCTACTCAACATTCTGTAAAAGAACTAAGAAGTATAGGTATTCAACCAGATATCATAGTATGTAGATCTGAAAAAGAAATATCTGAAGATATGAAGGCTAAAATTGCAATGTTTTGTAACTTAGAAGCGGACTCTGTAATTCAAAATTTGGACGCTGAAAATTTATATGAAGTACCACTTATGCTTCATAATGAAGGATTAGATACTTTAGTATGTAAAAAATTAAAATTAGATTGTCATGAAATAGATAATACTGCGTGGATAAATATGGTTGATAGATTAAAGAATTTATCTGGAAATGTCAAAATAGCACTAGTTGGAAAATATGTTGAACTTCATGATGCATATATTTCTGTTGTTGAGGCACTTAGTCATGGAGGCCTCGCAAATGATTGTAATGTAGAAGTTAAATGGGTAAATGCTTGCGATGTAACTTCTGAGAATGTACATGAAATATTAGGTGATGTTCACGGAATATTAGTTCCAGGTGGATTCGGTGACAGAGGAATAGAAGGTAAAATTGAGGCAACGAAATATGCAAGAGAAAACAAAGTGCCATTTTTCGGAATATGTCTTGGTATGCAATGTGCTGTTATAGAATATGCAAGAAATGTTGCAGGATTAAGCGGAGCTAATAGTTCTGAAATTGATCCAGAGACTAAGTATCCTGTGATAGATTTAATGCCAGATCAAAAGGATTTAGATGAAAAAGGTGGCACTATGAGACTTGGGTTATATGCATGTAAGTTAGCAAAGGATTCAACATCTCATGAAGCTTATGCAGATGAAGTGATATATGAAAGACACAGACATAGATATGAATTTAATAATGAATATAGAAAAGCAATAGTTGCTGCAGGACTTTCACTTACGGGAACAAGTCCTGATGAAAAATTAGTGGAAATAGTTGAAATTAAAGATCACCCTTGGTTTGTTGGAGTTCAGTTTCATCCAGAACTTAAATCTAGACCCAATAACCCTCATGTACTATTTAGTGATTTTATTAAAGCTGCAATAGAAAACGATAAATAA
- the rho gene encoding transcription termination factor Rho, giving the protein MINKNFENITVAELKQRCKELGIKNISKLKKSELIEEINKTSQVSMQKDGVILREKISPKSSSTVEENSIDNSEKHIETNSAPITKPTSNENIDTGFKNQNENKKEQLQEMINESGSARGVLEIIENNSYGFLRGHNYLSGSDDIYVSPSQIRRFNLKTGDEVEGKVRTPKEGEKFKALLYVLKVNGENPERAVGRKPFEKLTPIYPTQRLILETNAADLSSRMMDIISPIGKGQRGIIVAQPKAGKTTLLKKIANSISINHPEVKLIVVLIDERPEEVTDMQRSIKGEVIYSTFDEEPDHHTKVASMVLERAKRMVEQGQDVVILLDSLTRLARAYNLTITPSGRTLSGGLDPSALLMPKKFFGAARNIEEGGSLTILATALVETGSRMDDMIFEEFKGTGNMEVHLDRKLQERRIFPAVDIYKSGTRREDLLLTKIEMETIYNLRKIMYREGNALGVTEKLLGLLSTTKSNKEFLEMINKNFELLAR; this is encoded by the coding sequence TTGATAAATAAAAATTTCGAAAATATTACAGTTGCCGAGCTAAAGCAGCGTTGCAAAGAGCTTGGTATTAAAAATATTTCTAAACTTAAAAAAAGTGAGTTAATTGAAGAGATAAACAAGACATCACAAGTTTCCATGCAAAAAGATGGAGTGATTTTAAGAGAAAAGATAAGTCCCAAAAGTTCTTCTACAGTTGAAGAAAATAGTATAGATAATTCAGAAAAGCATATCGAAACAAATTCAGCCCCAATTACTAAACCTACTTCTAATGAAAATATTGATACAGGTTTTAAAAATCAAAATGAAAATAAAAAAGAACAATTGCAAGAAATGATAAATGAATCAGGGTCGGCAAGAGGCGTGCTCGAAATAATTGAAAATAATAGCTACGGTTTTCTAAGAGGACACAATTATTTGTCAGGTTCTGATGATATTTATGTTTCACCATCTCAAATTAGAAGATTTAATTTAAAGACAGGTGATGAAGTAGAAGGTAAAGTTAGAACACCTAAGGAAGGCGAAAAATTCAAGGCTTTACTATACGTACTAAAGGTAAATGGAGAAAATCCAGAGAGAGCAGTAGGTAGAAAACCTTTTGAAAAGCTAACCCCTATTTATCCAACGCAGAGGCTTATACTTGAAACTAATGCAGCCGATTTATCTTCAAGGATGATGGATATTATTTCCCCTATAGGTAAAGGACAAAGAGGTATAATTGTAGCACAGCCAAAAGCAGGAAAAACGACACTTCTTAAAAAAATCGCTAATAGTATCTCTATAAATCATCCAGAAGTAAAATTAATAGTTGTTTTAATAGATGAAAGACCAGAAGAAGTAACTGACATGCAGAGGTCTATTAAAGGCGAAGTTATATATTCAACATTTGATGAAGAACCAGATCATCATACAAAAGTAGCTTCTATGGTGCTTGAAAGAGCTAAAAGAATGGTTGAACAAGGTCAAGATGTAGTTATACTACTAGATAGTTTAACTAGGCTTGCAAGAGCTTACAATTTAACTATAACACCTTCTGGAAGAACTTTATCTGGAGGACTTGATCCTAGTGCACTTTTGATGCCAAAGAAATTTTTTGGAGCAGCTAGAAATATTGAAGAGGGTGGAAGTTTAACTATACTTGCGACAGCTCTAGTAGAAACAGGTAGCAGAATGGATGATATGATTTTTGAAGAGTTTAAGGGAACTGGTAATATGGAAGTTCACTTGGATAGAAAACTTCAAGAAAGAAGAATATTCCCAGCTGTTGATATCTACAAATCAGGGACAAGAAGAGAAGATTTATTACTTACAAAGATTGAGATGGAGACTATATATAATTTAAGAAAAATAATGTATAGAGAAGGCAATGCTTTGGGCGTAACGGAAAAACTTCTTGGGTTATTATCTACAACTAAGAGCAATAAGGAATTTTTAGAAATGATAAATAAGAATTTTGAATTATTAGCTAGATAA
- the rpmE gene encoding 50S ribosomal protein L31 has product MQKEIQPEYHHDTIVKCACGNTFTTGSTKQELKVDVCSNCHPFYTGKQKNIDAGGRVDRFMKKFNILNEDVE; this is encoded by the coding sequence ATGCAAAAAGAAATACAACCAGAATATCATCACGATACAATCGTTAAATGCGCATGTGGAAACACTTTTACTACAGGATCTACTAAACAAGAACTTAAAGTAGACGTATGTTCTAATTGCCATCCATTCTATACTGGTAAGCAAAAGAATATAGATGCCGGTGGAAGAGTTGATAGATTCATGAAGAAATTTAACATATTAAATGAAGATGTAGAATAA
- a CDS encoding thymidine kinase translates to MYGPKNHGWVEVIIGPMYSGKSEELIRRIRRTKIAKQKVQVFKPEIDDRYSKDDVVSHCGEKEEAVRVKNSLQILDLLDADTQVIAIDEVQFFDKGIIDIITSLADNNKRVICAGLDMDFRGEPFGPIPALLAIAEFVDKIQAICVVCGNPATRTQRLINGKPAKYEDKIVLIGATESYEARCRKCHIVPKEGV, encoded by the coding sequence ATGTACGGACCAAAAAATCATGGCTGGGTAGAAGTTATTATAGGACCTATGTACAGTGGAAAATCTGAGGAACTTATACGTAGAATAAGAAGAACTAAAATTGCAAAGCAGAAAGTGCAGGTTTTTAAACCGGAAATTGACGATAGATATAGTAAAGACGATGTGGTATCTCACTGTGGAGAAAAGGAAGAAGCGGTTAGGGTTAAGAATAGCTTGCAAATATTAGATCTTTTAGATGCTGACACACAAGTTATTGCCATCGATGAGGTACAGTTTTTTGACAAGGGAATTATAGATATAATTACATCACTTGCTGATAATAACAAAAGAGTTATATGCGCGGGACTAGATATGGATTTTAGAGGTGAACCATTCGGACCTATACCAGCTCTACTCGCAATAGCGGAATTTGTTGATAAAATTCAGGCGATTTGTGTAGTGTGTGGTAATCCTGCTACTAGAACTCAACGTCTAATTAATGGGAAACCAGCTAAATATGAAGATAAAATTGTATTGATTGGGGCTACGGAGTCGTATGAAGCAAGATGTAGAAAGTGTCACATTGTACCGAAAGAGGGGGTTTAA
- a CDS encoding DUF1385 domain-containing protein — translation MAKNTSVGGQAVIEGVMMRGLAGIATAVRTEQGEIVVEKKSYTSYTKKNKLVGLPIIRGFISLIESLIIGIKTLNYSASFFEEEGEPSKLDKCIQKLFKEKSNDVVMGISLVISLALSVGLFFIVPTFVANLFSKLGTNTMGMNIVEGIIRVLIFLLYVYLIGKMEDIKRVYEYHGAEHKTIFCYENEVELTPENAAKFGRLHPRCGTNFLFLVMIVSIIVFSLTGWNSIGERIMYRIILLPFISGISYEIIKWMGKSKSNLATILSYPGLKLQNLTTREPDLSQLEVAIRALKVAEGIID, via the coding sequence ATGGCTAAAAACACAAGCGTGGGAGGCCAAGCAGTAATTGAAGGGGTTATGATGAGAGGCCTTGCAGGAATTGCAACTGCTGTGAGAACTGAGCAAGGAGAAATCGTAGTTGAGAAAAAAAGTTACACATCGTATACTAAAAAGAATAAATTGGTAGGGCTACCTATAATAAGGGGATTCATATCTTTAATTGAATCATTAATTATAGGTATAAAGACATTAAATTATTCAGCTTCTTTTTTTGAAGAGGAAGGTGAACCTTCAAAATTAGATAAATGCATACAAAAATTGTTTAAAGAAAAAAGTAATGATGTAGTTATGGGGATATCCCTTGTAATTTCTTTGGCTCTATCTGTAGGATTGTTTTTTATTGTGCCAACCTTTGTGGCCAACTTGTTTAGTAAATTGGGTACAAATACAATGGGTATGAATATTGTAGAGGGAATTATTAGAGTTTTAATATTTTTGTTATATGTGTATTTAATAGGGAAAATGGAAGATATTAAGAGGGTGTATGAGTATCACGGTGCAGAACATAAGACTATATTTTGTTATGAGAACGAAGTTGAATTAACTCCAGAAAATGCTGCTAAATTTGGAAGGCTACATCCAAGATGTGGAACGAATTTTTTGTTTCTAGTTATGATAGTTAGCATTATAGTGTTTTCTTTAACTGGTTGGAACTCAATTGGAGAAAGAATAATGTATAGAATTATATTACTTCCTTTCATTTCAGGCATAAGTTATGAAATTATTAAATGGATGGGAAAAAGCAAAAGTAACTTAGCTACAATTCTTTCTTATCCAGGACTTAAATTACAAAACTTAACTACAAGAGAACCAGATTTATCTCAATTAGAAGTGGCAATAAGAGCACTTAAAGTTGCAGAAGGAATTATAGATTAA
- the prmC gene encoding peptide chain release factor N(5)-glutamine methyltransferase, whose translation MEKENTIQEVLLESYKILKKVNIESYLLDSQLLLGKVLKKDKLFIMINRDIKISIEQENEFFRLIQIRKNKMPIKYILGKCEFMGMDFIVKPGVLIPRPDTEILVEEVIKYIKEKGLTQICDVCTGSGAIGISIAEFIKEALVTLYDISEDALAVAKLNIERFKLSKRINIEHSDLLQVAINKHKKFEVIVSNPPYIRKEVIPTLMDDVKGYEPFIALCGGEDGLDFYRRITKESTLVLEKGGLLAFEIGYDQKEAVTDILLKSGFNNIECIKDLSGNDRVIKATLVD comes from the coding sequence ATAGAAAAAGAAAATACTATACAGGAAGTACTTTTAGAGTCATATAAAATTTTAAAAAAGGTCAATATTGAAAGTTATTTGTTAGATTCACAACTTTTGCTTGGTAAAGTTTTAAAAAAGGATAAATTGTTCATAATGATTAATAGAGACATTAAGATTAGCATAGAACAAGAAAATGAGTTTTTTAGGTTGATTCAGATTAGAAAAAATAAAATGCCTATAAAATACATTCTTGGCAAGTGCGAATTTATGGGCATGGATTTCATAGTAAAACCGGGAGTCTTAATACCGAGACCTGATACGGAAATTTTGGTTGAGGAAGTAATTAAATATATAAAGGAAAAAGGCCTCACGCAAATATGTGATGTTTGTACTGGAAGTGGAGCTATTGGTATATCAATAGCTGAGTTTATTAAAGAAGCCCTGGTAACGCTTTATGATATATCAGAAGATGCTTTAGCTGTTGCAAAGCTAAATATAGAAAGGTTTAAATTGTCTAAAAGAATTAATATAGAACATAGTGATTTGCTACAAGTAGCGATAAATAAACATAAGAAATTCGAAGTAATAGTTTCTAATCCGCCTTATATAAGAAAAGAGGTTATACCTACTCTAATGGATGATGTAAAAGGTTATGAACCGTTTATAGCACTATGTGGTGGGGAAGATGGTCTCGATTTTTATAGGAGAATTACAAAAGAAAGCACATTAGTTTTAGAAAAAGGTGGACTTTTGGCTTTTGAAATAGGATATGATCAAAAAGAAGCAGTTACAGATATCTTGCTTAAATCAGGGTTTAATAATATAGAGTGTATTAAAGATTTATCGGGAAATGATAGGGTTATTAAAGCTACATTAGTGGATTAA
- the prfA gene encoding peptide chain release factor 1, which translates to MLDRLDFTENKYEELSIKISDPLVIANQKEWQKLCKEHAGLEIIVTKYRIYKEAKQDLETNKEMLKEESDKEMKDMIQEEIKELNEIKETTQEELRILLLPKDPNDERNVFVEIRAGAGGDEAALFAANLFRMYTRYAERNRWKVEVMSANETDIGGFKEIVFMIKGESTYSKFKYESGVHRVQRVPDTESSGRIHTSTATVAVLPEVDDVDIEVSANDLRIDVFRASGNGGQCVNTTDSAVRMTHIPTGLVVSCQDEKSQLKNKEKALKILKSRLFDRAEAERSAGIAEERKSQVGTGDRSERIRTYNYPQGRITDHRIGLTLYKLDAFLDGDIDEMLNSLITADQAEKMKAMGNNN; encoded by the coding sequence ATGTTAGATAGACTTGATTTTACGGAAAATAAATATGAGGAACTTTCAATAAAAATTAGCGATCCATTAGTTATTGCTAATCAAAAAGAATGGCAAAAATTATGCAAAGAACATGCTGGACTTGAAATAATTGTTACGAAATATAGAATATATAAAGAAGCAAAACAAGATTTGGAAACAAATAAAGAAATGCTTAAAGAAGAATCTGATAAAGAAATGAAAGATATGATTCAAGAGGAAATTAAAGAATTAAACGAAATTAAGGAAACAACGCAGGAAGAATTAAGAATTTTACTTTTGCCTAAGGATCCAAATGATGAGAGAAACGTATTTGTGGAAATTAGAGCAGGGGCTGGTGGAGATGAAGCTGCACTGTTTGCAGCAAATCTATTTAGAATGTATACAAGATATGCAGAACGTAATAGATGGAAAGTTGAAGTTATGAGTGCTAATGAAACTGATATCGGCGGATTCAAAGAAATAGTATTTATGATAAAAGGTGAATCTACATACAGTAAATTTAAATACGAAAGCGGAGTGCATAGGGTTCAAAGAGTACCAGACACAGAGTCAAGTGGAAGAATTCATACGTCTACAGCAACTGTAGCAGTTTTACCTGAAGTTGATGATGTAGATATTGAAGTTAGTGCTAATGATTTAAGAATAGATGTGTTTAGAGCATCTGGTAATGGAGGACAATGCGTTAATACAACGGATTCAGCAGTAAGAATGACGCATATTCCAACAGGACTTGTAGTTTCTTGCCAGGATGAGAAATCCCAGTTAAAGAACAAAGAAAAAGCTCTAAAGATACTAAAATCTAGATTATTTGACAGAGCTGAAGCTGAGAGATCGGCAGGAATAGCTGAAGAGAGAAAGAGTCAAGTAGGGACTGGAGATAGAAGTGAGAGGATAAGAACATATAATTATCCTCAAGGCAGGATAACAGATCATAGAATCGGGTTAACTTTGTATAAATTAGATGCTTTTCTTGATGGAGACATAGATGAAATGCTGAATAGTTTAATAACTGCTGACCAAGCAGAGAAGATGAAAGCTATGGGAAATAATAACTAA